A region of Bombilactobacillus folatiphilus DNA encodes the following proteins:
- a CDS encoding basic amino acid/polyamine antiporter: MNTKHKKINGFTLTTLVVTTAIGSGIFALSSDLAKAAAPGPALLAWLVISCGILPLAATFNNLLRRHPELEGIYAYGQQGFGDFVGFISGWGYWMSGWLGNVAFSTVFISTLGYFFPIFQQANGWPAILAASVCSWFLTWLVNQGLENAAIINSVITLCKLIPIITFIICSLFAFRLSVFTHNFWGNFQNNFTWSSVLLQIKSCFMVMMWLFVGIEGATVLSSRAKSQRTAGRATIIGVICLLLIDTLASILPYGYFTRAQLIHAPQPAMAYLLAKLVGPWGGRFISIGLLISIFGAWISWTMLPAETLSSMATQKLLPARLGKTNHHQAPTLALVITGVVVQIFLITLLFTKQAYELAYSLSTAAVIVSYIIVAAYQIKDAHKNHLTGALLLGIGTLIFELGGMLCAGIKYLFLCTIIYLPGIYLYYRVQHHELQQDLTKHERYSSTGIILLGTLALVLVCSGQLNF; this comes from the coding sequence ATGAACACAAAACACAAAAAAATTAATGGTTTTACTTTAACAACTTTGGTTGTCACCACCGCTATCGGTTCCGGGATTTTCGCTTTAAGCAGTGATCTCGCCAAAGCTGCCGCGCCTGGTCCCGCTTTATTAGCCTGGCTCGTGATTAGTTGCGGGATTTTGCCGTTAGCCGCTACTTTCAATAATTTATTGCGCCGACATCCTGAACTGGAAGGCATCTACGCTTACGGTCAACAAGGTTTTGGTGATTTTGTCGGCTTTATCAGCGGTTGGGGCTACTGGATGTCAGGTTGGTTGGGGAATGTGGCTTTTTCCACCGTTTTTATTAGCACTTTGGGATATTTTTTCCCTATTTTTCAACAAGCCAATGGTTGGCCGGCTATTCTCGCCGCTAGCGTCTGCTCCTGGTTTTTAACTTGGTTGGTGAACCAAGGTCTTGAAAACGCCGCAATTATCAACTCCGTGATCACCTTATGCAAATTAATTCCAATTATAACTTTTATTATCTGCAGTCTATTCGCTTTCCGATTATCTGTTTTTACGCATAATTTCTGGGGCAATTTTCAAAATAACTTTACTTGGAGCAGTGTTCTTCTCCAAATTAAAAGCTGTTTCATGGTGATGATGTGGCTCTTCGTCGGTATCGAAGGGGCCACTGTCTTGTCATCGCGTGCCAAAAGTCAGCGCACAGCGGGTCGTGCAACCATCATTGGCGTCATCTGTTTACTGCTCATTGATACCCTCGCGTCCATCTTGCCTTACGGCTATTTTACACGCGCACAACTCATTCACGCACCACAACCAGCAATGGCCTATCTCTTAGCCAAATTAGTTGGTCCTTGGGGTGGTCGTTTCATTAGTATTGGCTTGTTAATTTCAATTTTTGGAGCTTGGATTTCTTGGACGATGCTCCCTGCCGAAACATTGAGCTCCATGGCCACCCAAAAATTACTACCAGCACGTTTAGGCAAAACTAATCACCATCAAGCTCCCACCTTAGCACTCGTTATCACCGGCGTGGTGGTCCAAATCTTTTTAATCACACTTCTCTTTACCAAGCAAGCTTACGAATTAGCTTATAGTCTCAGTACCGCCGCAGTCATTGTTAGCTACATCATCGTGGCCGCTTACCAAATTAAAGATGCACACAAAAACCATTTGACAGGTGCTTTATTGTTAGGGATCGGCACCTTAATCTTCGAACTGGGTGGCATGTTGTGCGCTGGGATCAAATATTTGTTTTTGTGTACCATTATCTATTTGCCGGGAATTTACCTCTACTACCGCGTCCAACATCACGAATTACAGCAAGACTTAACTAAACACGAACGTTACAGCTCCACTGGCATTATTCTTTTGGGAACCTTAGCGTTGGTTTTAGTCTGTAGCGGTCAATTAAATTTTTAG
- a CDS encoding amino acid ABC transporter ATP-binding protein: MSAKVEVKDLVKTYGTNEVLKGIDLTVQENEVVVIIGPSGSGKSTLLRTLNKLEEPTSGLVTVDGVNIADSKADLNHVRENIGMVFQHFNLFNNLTVGQNIVLAPVELKKATKEQAYQQAQELLATVGLSDKIGATVQSLSGGQQQRVAIARALAMNPDIMLFDEPTSALDPEMVGDVLAVMKDLAKKGMTMIVVTHEMGFAKEVADRVVFVDDGRIQEEGTPQQVFDHPQNARLQEFLNKVLNV; this comes from the coding sequence ATGAGTGCAAAAGTTGAAGTGAAAGATTTAGTCAAGACTTATGGCACGAATGAAGTGTTAAAGGGAATTGATCTCACTGTTCAAGAAAATGAAGTGGTTGTTATTATTGGTCCGTCTGGTTCTGGTAAGAGTACTTTGTTGCGTACTTTGAATAAACTGGAGGAGCCAACGTCAGGCCTTGTGACTGTTGATGGTGTCAATATTGCGGATAGTAAAGCAGACTTGAATCATGTCCGCGAAAATATTGGTATGGTCTTTCAACATTTCAATCTTTTTAATAATTTGACGGTGGGACAAAATATTGTTTTAGCTCCCGTAGAACTAAAAAAAGCCACTAAAGAGCAAGCGTATCAGCAGGCTCAGGAATTGTTGGCAACAGTCGGCTTATCTGATAAAATTGGCGCAACAGTACAATCCTTGTCTGGGGGACAACAGCAGCGGGTCGCCATTGCCCGTGCGTTAGCGATGAATCCTGATATTATGTTGTTCGATGAACCAACTTCCGCACTAGATCCAGAAATGGTCGGTGATGTACTAGCTGTCATGAAAGATTTAGCTAAAAAAGGGATGACAATGATTGTGGTGACTCATGAAATGGGTTTTGCCAAAGAAGTTGCCGATCGGGTTGTTTTTGTGGACGATGGTCGGATTCAAGAAGAAGGTACACCGCAACAGGTGTTTGACCATCCTCAAAATGCACGTCTGCAGGAATTTTTGAATAAAGTATTAAATGTTTAA
- a CDS encoding ABC transporter permease subunit (The N-terminal region of this protein, as described by TIGR01726, is a three transmembrane segment that identifies a subfamily of ABC transporter permease subunits, which specificities that include histidine, arginine, glutamine, glutamate, L-cystine (sic), the opines (in Agrobacterium) octopine and nopaline, etc.), translating to MKSQLVKWGRRFCLIGLLVMSWLLTTVNTQAKTYQIGTDVTYPPFEFANDQNKYVGIDIDIINAVAKAEGFKVNTKQVGFNAAVQSAQAGQLDGIIAGMTITKDRQAKFDFGTPYFKTGVIMAVGKDSSITSLKQLKGKRVALKTGTAAAQYANSLKKKYGFKTVTFDDSNNMYQDVLTGNSVACFEDQPVMQYAINQGMKLKIVTKPANGGWYGFAVKKGTHKELIRQFNVGFKKIKKNGTYDKIVAKYLGNDGKSAVKGKTFTIGTDVTFPPFEFANKNNRYVGIDIDLLKKIAQDQGFHVKVKPLGFNSSVQAVESGQIDAVMAGMSITPERQAKLDFSKPYFTSGVVMATSEKGQVKNLKQLRGKKVAIKTGTAGAQYANSIKKKYGFKTVTFDDSNNMYQDVLTGNSAACFEDQPVMRYAIKKGTNLKIVTKPQLKAPYGFAVKKGTNQELLTAFNKGLSNIKASGTYNDIKAKYLGEDQQKKSVSEPQSNEDRTFIGLIKQNKDALWSGFVQTMWLTVISIIFATILGIIVGLMGVVPVKFFNWLSSIIIYLFRGMPLLVLALFIYTGIPSLTGQKIPAFVAGTITLTLNEGAYIAAFVKGGIEAVDQGQMEAARSLGLPFGKAMRKVILPQGMKIMIPSFINQFIITLKDTSILSVIGILELTQTGKIIIARNLEGFKVWTIIAVIYVVVITLLTWASNWVQRRTEG from the coding sequence ATGAAAAGTCAGTTAGTAAAATGGGGTCGTAGATTCTGTTTAATCGGTCTGTTGGTCATGAGTTGGTTGTTGACAACAGTTAATACGCAAGCCAAAACTTATCAGATTGGCACGGATGTTACTTACCCACCGTTTGAATTTGCGAATGATCAGAATAAATATGTCGGGATTGATATTGATATCATCAATGCGGTGGCTAAAGCTGAAGGTTTTAAAGTCAATACCAAGCAAGTTGGTTTTAACGCAGCTGTTCAGTCTGCACAAGCAGGACAATTGGATGGAATTATTGCTGGGATGACAATTACTAAAGATCGGCAGGCTAAATTTGATTTTGGTACACCTTATTTTAAAACTGGTGTGATCATGGCTGTTGGCAAAGATAGTTCTATTACTAGTTTGAAGCAACTTAAGGGCAAACGGGTAGCATTAAAAACCGGAACGGCGGCTGCCCAATATGCGAATAGTCTCAAGAAGAAGTATGGTTTCAAAACGGTTACGTTTGATGATTCGAATAATATGTACCAAGATGTGCTGACAGGCAATTCAGTAGCGTGTTTTGAAGATCAACCCGTAATGCAATATGCGATTAATCAAGGGATGAAACTGAAGATTGTGACTAAACCAGCTAATGGTGGTTGGTATGGCTTTGCTGTCAAAAAGGGTACACATAAAGAGCTGATTCGGCAATTTAACGTTGGTTTCAAAAAAATTAAGAAAAACGGTACTTACGATAAAATTGTTGCTAAGTATTTAGGCAATGATGGTAAGTCGGCAGTTAAGGGCAAGACCTTCACAATTGGGACGGATGTTACTTTCCCACCGTTTGAATTTGCGAATAAAAATAATCGTTATGTCGGGATTGATATTGATTTATTGAAAAAAATTGCCCAAGATCAAGGCTTTCATGTCAAAGTTAAACCCTTAGGCTTTAATTCTTCTGTCCAAGCTGTGGAATCGGGTCAAATTGATGCGGTCATGGCAGGAATGTCGATTACACCAGAGCGCCAGGCCAAATTAGATTTCTCCAAGCCTTATTTTACCTCTGGGGTAGTTATGGCAACGTCAGAAAAAGGACAAGTGAAAAACTTAAAGCAGTTACGTGGCAAAAAAGTTGCGATAAAAACAGGAACTGCAGGGGCCCAATACGCTAATAGTATTAAGAAAAAATACGGCTTTAAGACAGTCACTTTTGATGACTCCAATAATATGTATCAAGATGTGTTGACGGGTAATTCAGCGGCGTGTTTCGAGGATCAACCCGTAATGCGTTATGCCATCAAAAAAGGTACGAACTTGAAGATTGTGACTAAGCCGCAGTTGAAAGCTCCGTATGGCTTTGCTGTCAAGAAAGGAACAAATCAAGAATTATTGACGGCCTTTAATAAAGGGTTGAGTAATATCAAAGCTAGTGGCACTTATAATGATATTAAAGCTAAATATCTGGGGGAAGATCAGCAGAAAAAGTCTGTGAGTGAACCGCAAAGTAATGAGGATCGGACTTTTATCGGGTTAATTAAACAAAACAAAGATGCTTTATGGTCAGGTTTTGTACAAACCATGTGGCTGACGGTAATATCCATCATCTTTGCGACAATTTTGGGAATTATTGTGGGACTAATGGGTGTAGTACCGGTGAAATTCTTTAATTGGCTATCCAGTATTATTATTTATTTGTTCCGCGGAATGCCTTTACTAGTTTTGGCACTCTTTATTTACACGGGAATTCCGAGTTTGACGGGCCAAAAGATCCCGGCTTTTGTGGCAGGAACAATTACTCTGACTTTGAATGAAGGTGCGTATATTGCGGCCTTTGTCAAAGGGGGAATTGAAGCCGTGGATCAAGGCCAGATGGAAGCAGCCCGCAGTCTGGGTTTGCCGTTTGGAAAAGCAATGCGCAAGGTCATCTTGCCGCAAGGAATGAAAATTATGATCCCGTCCTTTATTAACCAATTTATTATTACGCTAAAAGATACGTCAATTCTTTCGGTAATCGGCATCTTGGAATTGACGCAAACTGGTAAAATCATCATTGCACGAAATTTGGAAGGCTTTAAAGTTTGGACAATTATTGCTGTGATTTATGTTGTGGTGATTACGTTGTTAACTTGGGCTTCAAATTGGGTACAAAGGAGAACAGAAGGATGA
- a CDS encoding threonine/serine exporter ThrE family protein, producing the protein MAKTKQSKQKFHFKMQNHMEIPWSKVIKPDAHQPVTQATLTEKSSVIGRVGMIMLACGTGAWRVRDSMNTMARILQVSCSADIGLVSLSYSCFDAQEHHSVTEALSLPKSGVNTDKLAAMENFITLFESEGAFLSVQEVHHLLDKIQNKPTNYTPLLLGLAAACACSAFVFLLGGGPVEMFCTFLGAGLGNYTRATMNKHHLTLFAGLATGVAVACLTYLLVSRLLEFSLGINVAHEAGYIGSMLFAIPGFPFITSGLDIAKSDMRSGIERMVHAATIIIVATLVGWLVALASDLRPDNFVPLNLTPWQLCLLRLPASFVGVFGFSVMFNSSKKMAASAACLGAIANTLRLELVDLTALPPAAAAFFGALTAGLLASVVHKKIGYPRISLTVPAIVIMVPGLYMYRAAYYLGVGSIASGAQWLLNALMIFVFLPFGLIFARILMDADWRYSS; encoded by the coding sequence ATGGCAAAAACGAAACAATCAAAGCAAAAATTTCACTTCAAAATGCAAAATCACATGGAAATACCTTGGTCTAAGGTGATCAAACCAGATGCTCATCAGCCGGTAACCCAAGCAACTTTGACAGAAAAGTCGTCTGTGATTGGGCGCGTTGGAATGATCATGTTAGCTTGTGGAACCGGGGCGTGGCGCGTTCGAGATTCAATGAATACAATGGCAAGGATTTTGCAAGTAAGTTGTTCTGCTGATATTGGCTTGGTTTCGCTTTCATATAGCTGCTTTGATGCGCAAGAACATCATAGTGTGACGGAAGCATTGTCATTACCTAAAAGTGGTGTCAACACGGATAAATTGGCAGCAATGGAAAATTTTATTACGCTCTTTGAATCTGAAGGAGCATTTTTAAGTGTGCAAGAAGTTCATCATTTGTTGGATAAAATTCAAAACAAACCGACAAATTATACGCCATTATTATTAGGATTGGCTGCGGCTTGTGCTTGTAGCGCGTTCGTATTTTTGTTGGGCGGGGGTCCAGTGGAAATGTTTTGTACTTTTTTAGGCGCTGGTTTAGGCAATTATACGCGGGCAACAATGAATAAACATCATCTCACATTGTTTGCAGGTTTGGCGACCGGTGTGGCAGTGGCTTGTTTGACCTATTTATTAGTTTCACGTTTGTTGGAATTTTCGTTGGGAATTAATGTGGCACATGAAGCGGGCTATATTGGGTCGATGCTCTTTGCCATCCCTGGTTTTCCATTTATTACTAGTGGTTTAGACATTGCTAAATCTGATATGCGTTCGGGAATTGAACGCATGGTGCACGCGGCGACAATCATTATTGTCGCAACATTAGTTGGTTGGCTAGTTGCTTTAGCCAGTGATTTGCGTCCAGATAATTTCGTGCCACTGAATTTAACGCCGTGGCAATTATGTTTGTTGCGCTTGCCAGCTAGTTTTGTGGGCGTCTTCGGTTTTTCCGTCATGTTTAATAGTTCCAAAAAAATGGCAGCTAGTGCCGCATGTTTGGGGGCGATTGCCAATACGTTGCGATTGGAATTAGTCGATTTGACGGCATTACCGCCCGCAGCAGCGGCATTTTTTGGAGCATTGACAGCCGGTTTATTGGCGTCGGTGGTTCATAAAAAAATCGGTTATCCACGAATTAGTTTGACTGTACCGGCGATTGTGATCATGGTTCCCGGCTTATACATGTATCGTGCAGCCTATTATTTAGGCGTGGGTTCGATTGCCTCAGGTGCACAGTGGTTATTGAATGCGTTGATGATTTTTGTTTTCTTACCATTTGGATTGATTTTCGCACGGATTTTAATGGATGCGGATTGGCGTTATTCGAGCTAG
- a CDS encoding glycine cleavage system protein H, which produces MDETEQKYFWQEVLTNGHTVIGLAPAGQEAIGEASFVDFPNVQELRTQDTLLSVESEKAVTELHTPKSGTVVKFNQALVEHPEQLNQDSHQANWLVEIA; this is translated from the coding sequence ATGGATGAAACAGAACAAAAATATTTTTGGCAAGAAGTCTTAACTAACGGGCATACGGTGATTGGTTTGGCGCCGGCTGGTCAAGAGGCGATTGGGGAGGCCAGTTTTGTGGATTTTCCGAACGTGCAGGAGTTGAGAACTCAAGATACATTACTTTCCGTGGAAAGTGAAAAAGCGGTTACGGAATTGCATACACCAAAGTCTGGAACCGTGGTCAAATTTAATCAAGCTTTGGTTGAGCATCCTGAACAATTAAATCAGGATAGTCACCAGGCCAATTGGTTGGTTGAAATTGCGTAA
- a CDS encoding 5-methyltetrahydropteroyltriglutamate--homocysteine S-methyltransferase: MTKFKPRTQSPFYYDIIGSFLRPQELKQARADLAQGKISQADLKQVEDQAIIDLLRQEEQVGLQAVTDGEFRRSWWHLDFFWGFEGLNKAKAINGYQFHDEETRNETVKLTGKIKGNNHPFVEHFKFTKAHVSPNVQVKQTMPSPGQLLFELQRPENQADVKAIYSNEDDLLQDIADAYLQVLQDLVAAGCRTVQFDDCTWGALIDWQENHTQDITPDQIQQLKQTLVTLNNAVIDQAPQDLTINTHVCRGNYHSTWAAAGGYDSIADPLFTSEHVNAYYLEYDTKRSGGFEPLKQVGNQKQVVLGLITTKDGTLEDQATIIQRVYEASQYIPLENLALSPQCGFASTEEGNVLTAEQQWAKIRLIEDIAREIWH; the protein is encoded by the coding sequence ATGACAAAATTTAAACCAAGAACACAATCACCGTTTTATTATGATATTATTGGGAGTTTCCTACGCCCGCAAGAGCTAAAGCAGGCCCGTGCCGATTTGGCTCAAGGTAAAATTAGTCAAGCAGATTTAAAACAAGTTGAAGATCAAGCGATCATTGACTTATTGCGTCAAGAAGAACAAGTGGGTTTACAAGCGGTCACGGATGGTGAATTTCGGCGCAGTTGGTGGCATTTAGATTTCTTTTGGGGCTTTGAGGGCTTAAATAAGGCTAAAGCTATTAATGGTTATCAATTTCATGATGAAGAAACGCGCAACGAAACGGTCAAGTTGACAGGCAAAATTAAGGGAAACAATCATCCTTTTGTGGAGCATTTTAAGTTTACAAAAGCTCATGTTAGTCCGAATGTGCAAGTTAAACAAACAATGCCTTCACCAGGCCAGTTGTTATTTGAATTACAACGTCCGGAAAATCAAGCTGATGTGAAGGCAATTTATTCTAATGAAGACGATTTACTGCAAGATATTGCAGATGCTTATTTGCAGGTTTTGCAAGATTTGGTGGCGGCTGGTTGTCGGACTGTTCAATTTGATGATTGTACTTGGGGCGCGTTGATTGATTGGCAAGAGAATCATACGCAAGATATTACTCCAGACCAAATTCAACAATTAAAACAAACTTTAGTCACTTTGAATAATGCGGTGATTGATCAAGCACCGCAAGATTTAACAATTAATACACACGTTTGCCGCGGTAATTATCATTCGACTTGGGCTGCCGCTGGTGGTTATGATAGTATCGCAGATCCTTTGTTTACAAGTGAACATGTTAATGCTTATTATTTGGAATATGATACCAAGCGTTCAGGTGGTTTTGAGCCTTTGAAGCAAGTTGGTAATCAAAAGCAGGTAGTTTTAGGATTGATTACAACCAAGGACGGTACTTTAGAAGATCAGGCTACGATTATTCAACGTGTGTACGAAGCTAGTCAATATATTCCGTTAGAAAATTTGGCTTTGAGTCCACAATGTGGTTTTGCTTCAACCGAAGAAGGTAATGTCTTGACTGCCGAACAGCAATGGGCCAAAATTCGTCTGATTGAAGATATTGCCCGGGAAATATGGCACTAA
- a CDS encoding ArgE/DapE family deacylase: protein MENKRAIKILTDLISLQTVNDRESQVADYLVDLFRNFDVQIERIEFAPQRDNLVMTVGKRGKMLGFSGHEDVVASGDLSQWQTPPFQGTQTVDRKLYGRGASDMKSGLAAMVVALLNLLESKQSLPGRVRLFATVGEETGEYGASQLVKLGYADDLAGMVIGEPSDLKVEVTHKGVIDYCVESTGKAAHSSTPEAGENAILPLVEFAQQAQQLFAQKQELDPVLGGLTHVISQIAGGEQINTVPAQASLCGNIRTIPAYPNEQIYQELDALIASLNQAGAHLKITYRYPEAPLPNQAHSALVQLAQQILQQDFQLSGELLAGTGATEASEYIKVANLPIIIVGPGNQETNHQVNEWVSVDNYLTACAFYQKLIWRFWANDKC, encoded by the coding sequence ATGGAAAATAAACGAGCAATAAAGATTTTAACGGATCTGATTTCGTTGCAAACAGTTAATGATCGAGAAAGCCAAGTAGCAGATTATTTGGTGGATTTGTTTCGCAATTTTGATGTCCAAATTGAACGGATTGAATTTGCACCACAGCGCGATAATTTGGTCATGACGGTAGGCAAACGAGGTAAAATGTTAGGCTTCAGCGGTCATGAGGATGTGGTGGCATCCGGCGATCTGAGTCAATGGCAAACACCACCTTTTCAAGGAACTCAGACGGTGGATCGCAAGTTGTACGGACGTGGTGCCAGTGATATGAAGTCAGGTTTAGCGGCGATGGTGGTGGCTTTACTTAATTTGTTAGAATCCAAGCAGTCCTTACCGGGACGGGTGCGCTTATTTGCCACAGTTGGTGAAGAAACTGGTGAATACGGTGCCAGCCAATTGGTGAAGTTAGGTTATGCCGATGACTTGGCGGGCATGGTGATTGGCGAACCGAGTGATCTGAAAGTGGAAGTTACGCATAAGGGTGTAATTGACTATTGTGTGGAATCGACAGGAAAAGCTGCGCATTCGTCCACGCCAGAAGCTGGTGAAAATGCGATTCTACCATTAGTTGAATTTGCGCAGCAAGCGCAACAATTATTTGCACAAAAACAAGAACTTGATCCTGTTTTAGGTGGCTTGACGCATGTCATTAGTCAAATAGCTGGTGGCGAGCAGATTAATACTGTGCCCGCACAAGCTTCTTTGTGTGGCAATATTCGAACGATTCCTGCCTATCCTAATGAACAAATTTATCAAGAATTAGATGCTTTAATTGCGAGCTTGAATCAAGCGGGCGCGCATCTCAAAATCACTTATCGTTATCCTGAGGCACCTTTACCTAATCAAGCACATAGTGCTTTGGTTCAGTTAGCACAACAAATTTTACAGCAGGATTTTCAATTGTCGGGTGAATTATTGGCAGGCACGGGTGCCACCGAAGCTTCGGAATATATTAAAGTGGCCAATTTACCGATTATTATCGTCGGACCGGGGAATCAGGAGACTAATCATCAAGTGAACGAATGGGTGAGTGTTGATAATTATTTGACAGCTTGTGCTTTTTATCAAAAACTTATTTGGCGCTTTTGGGCGAATGATAAATGTTGA
- a CDS encoding amino acid ABC transporter ATP-binding protein, with translation MNPNKVLLETKHLNKAFADNVVLQDVNEQVHEGQVICLIGPSGAGKSTLLRCLNLLDQPTKGAVLFAGQDLTQLSEKQLDEIRQQMGMVFQQFNLFPHMSIVDNLKLAPMRVKGMSDSEAQAMAVALLEQVGLSDKEQAYPESLSGGQQQRVAIARALSMNPQMMLFDEPTSALDPEMVGEVLKVMQDLAHKGMTMVVVTHEMGFARNVADQIWFMADGGIQEVATPQEFFDHPQTKRAQDFLAKILES, from the coding sequence ATGAATCCAAATAAAGTTCTATTAGAAACCAAACATTTAAATAAAGCTTTTGCCGATAATGTAGTGCTCCAAGATGTTAATGAGCAAGTCCATGAGGGGCAAGTCATTTGTTTGATTGGACCGTCTGGGGCGGGGAAAAGCACCCTCTTACGGTGCTTAAATTTATTGGATCAACCGACCAAAGGAGCGGTTTTATTTGCAGGTCAAGATTTAACCCAACTATCAGAAAAACAATTAGATGAAATTCGCCAGCAAATGGGGATGGTTTTTCAACAGTTCAATTTGTTTCCCCATATGTCAATTGTGGATAACTTAAAATTGGCGCCGATGAGAGTTAAAGGGATGAGTGATTCAGAAGCTCAAGCCATGGCGGTTGCATTATTGGAGCAAGTGGGCTTGTCGGATAAAGAGCAGGCTTACCCAGAAAGCTTATCTGGTGGTCAACAACAACGGGTAGCCATTGCGCGGGCGTTAAGTATGAATCCCCAGATGATGCTATTTGATGAACCAACATCAGCTTTGGATCCAGAAATGGTAGGCGAAGTGTTGAAAGTTATGCAAGATTTGGCACATAAAGGCATGACCATGGTTGTTGTCACACACGAAATGGGTTTTGCAAGGAATGTTGCTGATCAAATTTGGTTTATGGCTGACGGTGGTATTCAAGAAGTTGCGACGCCTCAAGAATTTTTTGATCATCCACAAACAAAACGTGCACAAGATTTTCTGGCGAAGATTTTGGAATCATAG
- a CDS encoding ABC transporter substrate-binding protein/permease gives MKKYKSWLQVLLLAFIIFLSAFVTDSQWQAAQTAPQDNYVQKVKAKKELVMGTSPDFPPYEFVKNIHGKSTVVGMDIEVGKKIASDLGVKLVVKRMDFDSLLVALETGKVDMVISGMNRTKERAQSVDFSEDYYHTGQDLLIRKADVHRFHNYRSFSGKVIGAQTGSIQYNLIKKQAKKSKIKGMDKDNDLVLGLQTKKVDAVALDKATAKAFVDNTAGLAQIPSGFKVDSAGSAIAFPKGAQSLVQAANKSIDEVHKHNLINKQYLPKVGKYLGSHKSEKASKKANSMWAYKDFFLAGVGYTLMISAISVFFGFLLGLVLALMRLSGNQILDKLASAYVEFVRGTPLMVQLLFIYFGLGLVVNIPALLSGIIAVSLNSAAYVAEVIRSGINSISIGQTEAARSLGMSKRLTMRYVIFPQAMKNIWPALGNEFVSLIKESSIVSVIGVKDLIYQSRLVQADTYRGVMPLVITMILYFVITFSLSRVMKYFERKMAHESK, from the coding sequence ATGAAGAAGTATAAATCGTGGTTACAAGTACTTTTATTAGCATTTATTATTTTTTTAAGCGCTTTCGTCACAGATTCACAATGGCAAGCTGCGCAGACGGCACCGCAAGATAATTATGTTCAAAAAGTTAAGGCAAAAAAAGAATTGGTTATGGGAACAAGCCCAGATTTTCCACCGTATGAATTTGTCAAAAATATTCATGGCAAATCAACTGTTGTGGGCATGGACATTGAAGTTGGCAAGAAGATTGCGTCTGATTTGGGTGTGAAATTGGTTGTTAAACGGATGGATTTTGATTCATTGTTAGTGGCATTAGAAACTGGCAAAGTTGATATGGTCATTTCGGGCATGAATCGGACTAAAGAACGGGCACAAAGTGTTGATTTTAGTGAAGATTATTATCATACCGGACAAGATTTGTTAATTCGGAAAGCTGATGTACATAGGTTTCATAATTACCGATCGTTCTCAGGCAAAGTGATCGGCGCGCAAACAGGTTCCATCCAATATAATTTGATTAAAAAGCAGGCTAAAAAGTCTAAGATTAAAGGAATGGATAAGGATAATGATTTAGTGTTGGGGTTGCAAACTAAAAAAGTTGATGCAGTGGCATTAGATAAAGCCACGGCCAAGGCTTTTGTGGACAACACAGCAGGTTTAGCGCAAATTCCTTCAGGTTTTAAAGTGGATTCTGCAGGCTCGGCGATTGCGTTTCCCAAAGGGGCTCAATCGTTGGTACAAGCTGCTAACAAATCAATTGATGAGGTTCACAAGCATAATTTAATTAATAAACAGTATCTACCAAAAGTTGGAAAGTATTTAGGCTCACATAAATCCGAGAAAGCTTCCAAAAAAGCCAATTCAATGTGGGCTTATAAGGATTTCTTCTTAGCGGGTGTTGGTTATACTTTAATGATTTCGGCGATTTCCGTGTTTTTTGGTTTCTTATTAGGACTCGTTTTAGCCTTGATGCGCTTAAGTGGCAATCAAATTTTGGATAAATTAGCGAGTGCTTATGTTGAATTCGTACGGGGTACACCGTTGATGGTGCAGTTATTATTTATTTATTTTGGTTTAGGTTTAGTCGTGAATATTCCTGCTTTGTTGTCCGGAATCATTGCTGTTTCGCTGAATTCGGCGGCTTATGTAGCAGAGGTCATTCGTTCGGGTATTAATTCGATTAGTATTGGGCAAACTGAAGCTGCCCGGTCACTAGGAATGTCTAAGCGGTTAACGATGCGGTATGTTATTTTTCCACAGGCTATGAAGAACATTTGGCCAGCACTCGGAAATGAATTCGTGTCGTTAATTAAGGAAAGTTCAATTGTGTCAGTCATTGGGGTCAAAGACTTAATTTATCAGTCACGTTTAGTCCAAGCGGACACTTATCGAGGGGTCATGCCATTAGTCATTACAATGATTTTGTACTTTGTGATTACTTTTAGTTTATCGCGTGTGATGAAATATTTTGAAAGGAAGATGGCCCATGAATCCAAATAA